From Pseudomonas arsenicoxydans:
CCTTGAGCTGCGGATCGTTGAGCTGCTTGACCTGGCTGCGCAACAGCGCCAGCCATGCGCGGCCCAGTTGGTATTCCTGTTGCGGCGAGACGATGGCAGAACTGGCGTCGCCGAGTGACGGCAAGTCGTCAGCGAAGCCCGGTGAGGCGAGCAGGCAAGCGAGCGTCAGCAGGGTAGGGCGCAAAAAAGTCATGCACAAAGCCTTAGTCGACAAAGAGCTTACTGTAGCCGGACACTTGGCTTGGGACCAGATATTCTAGGCAACTCCACCACCTGACCCGGAGTGACGTAATGACCGATGCTGTAGCCCATGACGCCGAACTGGACGCCAGTGGCCTCAATTGTCCCTTGCCCTTGCTCAAGGCCAAGCTGGAGCTCAATCGGCTGGCCAGTGGCGCTGTGCTCAAGGTCACCGCGACAGATGCCGGCTCCCAGCGCGACTTTCGCACCTTTGCCCGGTTGGCCGGTCATACGCTGCTTCGCGAAGAAGATGAGGCGGGTATTTACCGCTATTGGTTGAAAAAAGCCTGAACCTGCTGCGTTCATTTCTAAGGATTATTGATGTTCAAGGTGTTACGCGACTGGATTCAGCGCTACTTTTCCGACGAAGAAGCCGTGGTGCTGGCGGTCCTGCTGATTCTGGCATTTACCGCCGTGCTCACGTTGGGTGGCATGCTCGCGCCGGTGCTGGCCGGGATGGTGCTGGCGTATCTGATGCAAGGCCTGGTCGTCACGCTCGAGCGCCTGCGCATTCCCGGCGGTGTCGCGGTTGGGCTGGTCTTTGCGTTGTTCATGGGACTTTTACTGGTCTTCATCGTTGTTGTGGTGCCGTTGCTTTGGCATCAACTGATCACGCTCTTCAATGAACTGCCCGGCATGCTTGCCAAGTGGCAATCGCTGCTGTTGCTGCTGCCTGAGCGTTATCCGCATCTGGTGTCCGATGAGCAGGTGTTGCAGGCTATCGAAGTGGCGCGGGGCGAGATCGGCAAGTTTGGCCAGTGGGCGCTGACCTTCTCGCTGTCGAGTCTGCCGCTGCTGGTGAACATCATGATCTACCTGGTCCTGGTACCGATCCTGGTGTTCTTCTTCCTCAAGGACCGGGAGATGATCGGCCAGTGGGTGCTTGGTTACCTGCCGCGTGAGCGTACGCTGATCACACGGGTTGCCCATGAGATGAACCGGCAAATCGCCAACTATAT
This genomic window contains:
- a CDS encoding sulfurtransferase TusA family protein, with protein sequence MTDAVAHDAELDASGLNCPLPLLKAKLELNRLASGAVLKVTATDAGSQRDFRTFARLAGHTLLREEDEAGIYRYWLKKA
- a CDS encoding AI-2E family transporter translates to MFKVLRDWIQRYFSDEEAVVLAVLLILAFTAVLTLGGMLAPVLAGMVLAYLMQGLVVTLERLRIPGGVAVGLVFALFMGLLLVFIVVVVPLLWHQLITLFNELPGMLAKWQSLLLLLPERYPHLVSDEQVLQAIEVARGEIGKFGQWALTFSLSSLPLLVNIMIYLVLVPILVFFFLKDREMIGQWVLGYLPRERTLITRVAHEMNRQIANYIRGKVIEIVICGGVTYIGFVVMGLNYAALLALLVGVSVVVPYVGAVVVTVPVMLIALFQWGWSDQFIYLMAVYGIIQTLDGNVLVPLLFSEAVNLHPVAIICAVLLFGGLWGFWGVFFAIPLATLFKAVLDAWPRKEPVVAPLL